One Glycine soja cultivar W05 chromosome 7, ASM419377v2, whole genome shotgun sequence genomic window, AGAAGATCACACTGATTACTTGTGTAATGTATTAGTACtactagtaataataataaagataatgatattaaaaaattgatgtttgacttacaaattacaaaatgaaaagaagaaaagaaagaaaagaaaagaaaagaaaagaaaagaaaaagaaagagagagatattaAAATATAGTTAACCATTTATTCATTGAAAAATGGGATTTCACTATTTGTTTTTCGTTTTCCACACTTGTGTATTTAATGTCAAATAGTACCATTGAAGCATTTGTTTATCTGTCACCGTCTGAAGAAACCTTaggaataataaaaacaataaaaaataaaataaatggagtagaaatggaaataaaaaggGAAATGCATACACAGAGGGAATGTGagagagatagataaaagaagaaggtgTGGGGGAGGGAAGAAATTTGAAGAAACAGCAAAGAAAGTTTCCAATTTGATGCTTATTTTTTACCATATGGCAATGTGAGTCCATGTCACTTGCCTAGGCCATCACCTACCACTGATAATTCCATGCCTTGTTATTAACCCAACCACACCATTTCCCTCTTCTCACAATTTCATGTGCCTCTTGTGTTCTCCAATTCCCTCCAACAACTTCACAGCACACAAGGGTCGGTGAAAGCCTTGCCTTTACCTTCTCTTTCTGTTTGTGAAGTGTGTGTGAGGAAGAGGGGGAATGGTGCTGCTCTGAAAAGGTCCATTTTTGAGATTGGCAACACAGACCCATTGGCACAGTTAAGGAATCCCTGAAaccaaaatcatattttgaCAATGGGGTTTAGATGGGCATGTGCCAACGTGTTCTTATCCAAGAGGATTTTGAGTTCATAAGAGATCTAGTGTTTAAGTTGATTCAGGGTCTGAAAAGCGGCTGCAGAAAAATCTGTCAAGGATTTTGATTGTGAACAGTGTTTAAATCTCTGCGAAGTTGCTGGAAGGTCACAGGTGATGTTTACAATTGAGTTGCTTTTGTGGtcattgatttttttgcttGGTTGCTTTTTgtttagctaatttgatatttattggCCTCATTTTTCCTGTGTACACATTGAATgaggtttttgtttttctctctaatttGGTTATCAAGTGCTACATAAAATCGATTTTATTCACTTTTATGTTCTTTTGGTTTCTAAAGATTTGTGTTTTACAAAACCTTCTGAGTCAACTTGTTGCAATTTTCTTTCACGGCTCTGGTTCATGTTTGGTTGATTTGTCTGGGATTTGAATGCTGAGTTTGTCATAtgcaatttagtttttttttttttgcacgttTACTGGGTAACTGAGTTTCTTTCAGCAAATGAATGCActtttctatttgttttatatatgaGAAGGATGTCAAACACTTTAGTTTCTTGCTGGAATTTTGTATCATTGGATTTGAGATTCTCTTTCAGAAAAATAGTTGTATTTATGGTGCGAGGAATCCAATGCAAGAGTTTGGTGTCATCCCAGTAATTTGCCAATAATGTGTATTATTTTGCAACATGATTTGCTGTGTGGCGTGCATTGCAGTGATTTCTTATATCTAACATTGAAAACTTCTGCAGATATATATTGGCAGTGGCAAATGGCATCGGATCTAAATTCGGGGTTGTCCAAGGAAACATCTGTTTTTGGGTTGAAAGCATGGGAATTGATGGGGATAATAGTTGGGTTGTTCATTATAATCATTCTCGTGGTGATATCAATATGTCTTACTTCAAGAAAGAAATCTAGAAGAGTCAATGGCATGCTTCCCCTTAGCCATATGTTATCGATTTCAGATGAGATCAAGGAAATTAGAGTTGATCAAGTTTCAGCCAATAATCATCCTCAGAATGGAGCTTTTGTGAGTCTGTATGACAGGTTTAGTGACAGAGACTCCGAAAAGGTTTTGATCCAAACAAATAATAATGGGGAAAATAGCAGTCAATCAGGCTCTTTTGTTCATCTTAAGAAAGATGATGGCTCTCAATCAGGTGAAGAAAGTGGTGCTAAGTCTGTTTCTACTTACTGGTCTTCTTCGCATCCTATAACTGCACCGTCCCCCTTGTGTGGTCTGCCTGAATTCTCTCACCTTGGCTGGGGACACTGGTTTACATTAAGGGACCTAGAACTTGCAACAAACAGGTTTTCGAAAGACAACGTTATTGGTGAAGGTGGATATGGTGTTGTTTATCAGGGCCAGTTAATCAATGGGAGTCCTGTGGCTGTTAAGAAGCTACTCAACAATCTGTAAGTTTTGACATTAAATTGTTTTGTTACGTTATGGAGTTTATTGTTAATTTCAGCTTCAAACTAGGTCTTTAATCTcttgtttcatgttttgttaGCATGTCTGCATGCAGTTGCCAGTTGGTTTATCTAATACTGTTGATGCACATCATGCAGAGGACAAGCTGAAAAGGAATTTAGAGTGGAAGTTGAGGCTATTGGCCATGTGCGGCACAAGAATTTGGTTAGACTTCTAGGCTATTGCATTGAAGGCACTCACAGGTAGCATGttgttttatcattttatttgggCTAAACATCCAGATGTCCACTTGTGTTTTTATTCTACCTATTTTGGAATCAGCAGAGAGGCAAAGATGAATTGTCATTTGTCACCAATTGTGTACGCATGTGTGTTTAACTGTTTGTGTCTGCTGTCATCATCAGTTGTTCATTTGATTGAAATAGTTTACAAGTCTACAAAATACCTTTTGGTCAATCTATTAACTGCAATAAATGGTGTTGAGAGTTATTTTTAgcacataatttattaataagtgGTGTCCATGGttttattttagggatttgctaacatacaattgtttgttttttaaaagtaGTATTTTAGAAAGTTATAAtttcgatttttaaaaatactccCAAAGTATAGATTGCTAAAATACTTCTTCTAGAAAAGAAGTGTACATTAGCAAATCCCACAAGAACTTTCTAACAACTTTCATCTTGATTGTATCGTTTGATTGAAATAGTTTACAATCTTAAAATAACTTCTGTGGTATCTTGTAAATCTATTAACAACAAATGAtgttgagaaatttttttagcATAGAATTCATTAGTAAATAGTTTTCatggttttattttatagttGCGTTTGCATACTACTTTTTTGGGTACTGTTTGTATAATTTGGATTCTTGATCCCTAGTGAATTCCCTGTTTATTTCAGGTTGCTGGTTTATGAGTATGTTAACAATGGCAATTTAGAGCAATGGCTTCATGGAGCCATGCAGCAGTATGGTTTTCTTACTTGGGATGCTCGGATTAAAATTCTCCTTGGAACTGCAAAAGCGTATGCTTGTTTAGTcccctttttttaatttccttaatCTTTTGTGAGTTCCCTTTTACTGATTTATTATTACTCTATTGCAGGCTAGCTTACTTGCACGAGGCAATTGAGCCAAAAGTTGTACATCGAGATATTAAATCAAGCAATATTCTAATTGATGATGACTTCAATGCCAAAATATCTGACTTTGGGCTGGCAAAGTTATTGGGTGCTGGAAAAAGTCATATCACAACTCGAGTAATGGGTACTTTTGGGTAAGCTGTTTGTCTAATTCCTACAGATTAGGGACTTTATGATGCAAAGTACTTTTTCTTGTTAGTTCTCACTTTGTAAGACACTATGACTAATGCTGTtatgcattttttatatattttataatgcaGTGAGTAATTGTATAGTAATCTCGTAGGTTTACTTCTCTCGGTAATCTATTCATGAATTGCACACTGAGCATACCAGATCAAACTGAACATCAAGCATTTCATTTTGCCttaatatttatgattaattgtcAATTCTGAATATAAACTCTACTGCTAATGCTGACTATTGTCTAAAACCTATAAAATTAACTGAATTGGCCTTTTTAACTGCTCTAGTTGGCTAACTATGATCTTTTTCCTGTTTCAATTGCATTTGTCAGATATGTGGCTCCAGAATATGCCAATTCTGGATTACTAAACGAGAAGAGTGATGTTTATAGTTTTGGGGTATTGCTCCTCGAAGCAATTACTGGAAGAGACCCAGTGGATTATAACCGGCCAGCAGCTGAGGTGTGTCACTGGTAACCTGTAAAGAGTAAAAGAAATCAATACTCTAATGTACATGTACTTGTGTAAATTGATTTGTGGGTAAATTGATAAGAGTTAAGGAACTTTTCACTAATACATATCTTCACTTGATTTGTGGAGAAtgatatacattagaaatttccaTGGAGTAGTTGGTAACTTTATTTGTTCTCATAACACTATCTTATTATACTTAGAACTTATCAAACATCCCTTAATATCTTTGGATGGTTGTTGTAGGT contains:
- the LOC114419909 gene encoding probable receptor-like protein kinase At5g18500, whose product is MASDLNSGLSKETSVFGLKAWELMGIIVGLFIIIILVVISICLTSRKKSRRVNGMLPLSHMLSISDEIKEIRVDQVSANNHPQNGAFVSLYDRFSDRDSEKVLIQTNNNGENSSQSGSFVHLKKDDGSQSGEESGAKSVSTYWSSSHPITAPSPLCGLPEFSHLGWGHWFTLRDLELATNRFSKDNVIGEGGYGVVYQGQLINGSPVAVKKLLNNLGQAEKEFRVEVEAIGHVRHKNLVRLLGYCIEGTHRLLVYEYVNNGNLEQWLHGAMQQYGFLTWDARIKILLGTAKALAYLHEAIEPKVVHRDIKSSNILIDDDFNAKISDFGLAKLLGAGKSHITTRVMGTFGYVAPEYANSGLLNEKSDVYSFGVLLLEAITGRDPVDYNRPAAEVNLVDWLKMMVGNRRAEEVVDPNIETRPSTSSLKRALLTALRCVDPDSEKRPKMSQVVRMLESEEYPIPREDRRRRKSLAGNIELGDQKETSDTEKTENPDSKSNGRRNQRK